In Halobacteriovorax marinus SJ, the following proteins share a genomic window:
- the cmoB gene encoding tRNA 5-methoxyuridine(34)/uridine 5-oxyacetic acid(34) synthase CmoB: MSLDYLLPYKEKLNFDALLELKKDRDTWIDRKSNLELKNILESLPSLEKSSVDLACDAVKIGDRSDLDPETASKVIELAKGLKPWRKGPFNFYGELIDAEWRSDFKWNRLKDHVDNLEGKTVLDIGCNNGYFLFRMAAQNPELLLGIDPVVPCETQFKFLQHFAKVPNLHFEMFGVEHLNHFKEVFDVIFSMGIIYHHRHPLEQLIHIREALKPGGQAIIETIGIPGEESYALFPEDRYAKMRNVFFVPTLSCFINWCKKAKLIDVEVVAATPLTFEEQRLTDWCPPPSQSLEDFLDPNDTSKTIEGHPAPMRFCLKARKKPAQNASKNI; encoded by the coding sequence ATGTCACTAGACTACCTTCTTCCCTACAAAGAAAAGCTCAACTTCGATGCCCTTCTAGAACTTAAGAAAGATCGAGATACATGGATTGATAGAAAATCAAATCTAGAACTAAAGAATATTTTAGAAAGTCTTCCCTCTCTTGAGAAGAGTTCAGTTGATCTCGCTTGTGATGCCGTCAAGATTGGGGATAGAAGTGATCTAGACCCTGAGACTGCCTCTAAAGTTATTGAGTTGGCAAAAGGGCTCAAACCTTGGAGAAAAGGTCCTTTTAATTTCTATGGAGAATTGATTGATGCTGAATGGAGAAGTGACTTCAAATGGAATCGCTTGAAGGATCACGTAGACAATCTAGAGGGTAAGACTGTTTTAGATATCGGTTGTAATAATGGTTATTTTCTCTTTAGAATGGCCGCTCAAAACCCAGAGTTATTACTGGGAATAGATCCAGTAGTACCTTGTGAAACACAATTTAAATTCCTACAGCACTTTGCAAAAGTACCCAACCTACATTTTGAAATGTTTGGAGTGGAACACCTCAACCACTTCAAAGAAGTTTTTGATGTGATTTTTTCAATGGGTATCATTTATCATCACCGTCACCCACTTGAGCAACTTATTCATATTAGAGAGGCGCTAAAGCCTGGCGGTCAGGCGATTATTGAAACAATTGGTATCCCTGGTGAAGAGAGCTACGCCCTCTTCCCTGAAGATCGCTATGCCAAAATGAGAAATGTCTTCTTTGTTCCAACTCTTAGTTGTTTTATTAATTGGTGCAAGAAAGCAAAGCTCATTGATGTAGAAGTTGTAGCCGCGACACCGCTGACTTTTGAGGAACAAAGGTTAACAGATTGGTGTCCACCTCCAAGTCAATCTTTAGAAGACTTCTTAGATCCAAATGATACATCAAAAACAATTGAAGGCCATCCGGCTCCAATGAGATTTTGCCTTAAGGCAAGGAAGAAACCGGCACAGAATGCTAGCAAAAACATCTAA
- a CDS encoding YbaN family protein: MLAKTSKAIFIAFGFISLLLGVLGIFLPLLPTTPLLILSAFCFSKGSEKLHSWLLSRPKIGGIIKDWEENKVIRPKAKLISAIMIILLFGYTLIFVKVHITIKIISTLIGISVLSFILTRKSA, from the coding sequence ATGCTAGCAAAAACATCTAAGGCCATATTTATTGCTTTTGGATTTATCTCTCTGCTACTTGGAGTGTTGGGAATCTTTTTACCTCTTCTTCCAACAACCCCACTACTCATTCTAAGTGCCTTCTGTTTTTCAAAAGGCAGTGAGAAACTACATAGCTGGCTTTTAAGTAGGCCTAAGATTGGTGGAATTATAAAAGACTGGGAGGAGAATAAGGTTATTAGACCAAAGGCAAAACTCATCTCTGCCATTATGATCATACTTCTCTTTGGCTACACACTCATTTTTGTAAAGGTTCACATTACAATTAAAATCATCAGCACACTTATAGGAATAAGCGTGCTTAGTTTTATCTTAACAAGAAAGTCTGCTTAA
- a CDS encoding class I SAM-dependent DNA methyltransferase, protein MEYSLKISESKELKNITESTLGHYSERSDLFWQGTKDHDVSQNINALLQSIKADAPYRILDFGCGPGRDTLALKNLGHIPTGLDGCENFVSMAKEHSGSEVLHQNFLELELRENYFDGIFANASLFHIPKSEFRRVLGDIVASLKKGGVLFSSNPRGNSEGFNGARYGYYMELEEFNEHLEAVGLTLEDHYYRPEGLPRSEQPWLACVARKN, encoded by the coding sequence ATGGAGTATTCCTTGAAAATAAGTGAATCAAAAGAATTGAAAAATATTACAGAATCCACTCTCGGTCACTATAGTGAAAGATCCGATTTGTTTTGGCAAGGGACTAAGGATCACGATGTTTCACAAAATATAAATGCACTTTTACAATCCATAAAAGCAGATGCACCTTATCGAATTTTAGATTTCGGGTGTGGTCCGGGAAGAGACACACTCGCACTTAAAAACCTTGGACATATTCCTACGGGATTAGATGGTTGTGAGAATTTTGTCTCTATGGCAAAAGAACACTCTGGTTCAGAAGTTCTTCATCAAAACTTTCTAGAGTTAGAACTAAGAGAAAATTACTTTGATGGTATATTTGCCAATGCAAGTCTCTTTCATATTCCGAAGTCTGAATTTCGAAGAGTACTTGGAGATATTGTAGCTTCATTGAAAAAGGGAGGAGTTCTCTTTTCTTCAAACCCAAGAGGAAACTCTGAAGGATTTAACGGAGCTAGATATGGGTACTATATGGAATTAGAGGAGTTCAATGAGCACCTAGAGGCGGTTGGATTAACTCTGGAAGATCATTACTATAGACCTGAGGGACTACCTAGAAGTGAACAGCCGTGGCTGGCATGTGTGGCCCGAAAAAATTAA
- a CDS encoding GNAT family N-acetyltransferase, with amino-acid sequence MEVQIFNSINDIKEIDWNQLVHSDDIFNKYHFHRALENSKSIGAERGQLPFYITIREGKELQAACVVYLKTHSYGEYIFDWSWADFVERSGHSYYPKLVAQNPFTPVINRKFLGDLQFVPQLLEEIDTLAKNLKCSSSHLLFLENKESKKVSESYKSRSSFQYHWKNRGYKSFEHFLNSLKSRKSKQIRKERASDLLIKVIEGSELSNFGSKFYALYQSTIDKKRSFAYLTPEFFNYIFNHLQESTMLIAAFKEQNLVAASLFFKGEKKLYGRYWGALEEYKNLHFELCYYQGIEYSIKYNYETFEAGAQGEHKIPRGFEPTLINSAHCIYNELFQGPIYNFIDQEALEVEKIISELSHRLPFKKV; translated from the coding sequence ATGGAAGTTCAAATTTTTAATTCTATAAATGATATCAAAGAAATTGACTGGAACCAACTTGTACATAGTGACGATATCTTTAACAAATATCACTTCCATAGGGCCCTAGAAAACTCAAAGAGCATTGGTGCAGAGAGGGGCCAACTCCCCTTTTATATTACGATTAGAGAGGGCAAAGAATTACAGGCCGCGTGCGTGGTCTACCTCAAGACCCACAGCTACGGTGAGTATATCTTTGATTGGTCATGGGCTGATTTTGTAGAGAGAAGTGGCCACTCTTATTATCCTAAATTAGTCGCACAAAACCCCTTCACTCCAGTTATCAACAGAAAATTCTTAGGAGATTTACAATTTGTCCCTCAACTATTAGAGGAAATAGATACGCTTGCTAAGAATCTCAAGTGCTCTTCCTCTCACCTTCTCTTTTTAGAAAATAAAGAATCGAAGAAAGTTAGTGAGAGTTATAAGAGTAGATCTTCTTTTCAGTATCACTGGAAAAATAGAGGCTATAAGAGTTTTGAACATTTTTTAAACTCTTTAAAAAGCAGAAAATCAAAGCAAATTAGAAAAGAGAGAGCTTCAGACTTACTTATTAAAGTCATTGAAGGGAGCGAGCTTTCCAATTTTGGTTCGAAGTTCTATGCGCTTTATCAGTCAACGATTGATAAGAAGAGATCCTTCGCCTATCTCACTCCAGAGTTTTTTAATTACATCTTTAATCACTTACAAGAAAGTACGATGCTCATCGCTGCATTTAAAGAGCAGAATCTAGTTGCAGCATCACTCTTTTTCAAAGGAGAGAAGAAATTATATGGAAGATATTGGGGTGCTCTTGAAGAGTATAAGAATCTTCACTTTGAGCTATGTTACTACCAAGGAATTGAATACTCTATAAAATATAATTACGAAACTTTTGAGGCCGGTGCTCAGGGTGAGCATAAAATCCCAAGAGGCTTTGAACCAACTCTGATTAATAGTGCTCATTGTATTTATAATGAATTATTTCAGGGTCCAATTTACAATTTTATTGATCAAGAAGCTTTAGAAGTTGAAAAGATAATATCTGAACTAAGTCATAGACTTCCTTTTAAGAAAGTCTAA
- a CDS encoding Type 1 glutamine amidotransferase-like domain-containing protein yields MKLVFYSGGDRDDNFELDQIALNLTNKARPKMAFIPSWSYESEYDFKEFVNQYSRHGVTQFLHFPIDIPYDEILLKEVLKSDIIHLDGGNTYYFLKYLRKSGMMRHLKEFVAKGGVLTGLSAGGILMTPRIETAGFPEFDRDDNDVRISNFKAMNLVRFEFFPHYKNSKRYDDDLIKYSKSLNIPLYALPDGSGIIIEDHSIKFHGPCYCFFKGQKMIINSRLPLKKYSAFENGFRLS; encoded by the coding sequence GTGAAGTTAGTTTTTTATTCTGGAGGCGATAGGGATGATAATTTTGAATTGGATCAAATCGCTTTAAATCTTACCAACAAGGCAAGGCCTAAGATGGCGTTTATACCATCTTGGTCATACGAATCAGAATATGATTTTAAAGAATTTGTGAATCAATACTCGCGCCATGGGGTAACACAATTTCTTCACTTTCCAATTGATATTCCTTACGATGAAATTCTTTTAAAAGAAGTTCTTAAAAGCGATATCATTCACTTAGACGGTGGAAATACATACTACTTTCTCAAATACCTAAGAAAGAGTGGCATGATGAGACACTTAAAAGAGTTTGTGGCCAAGGGTGGAGTGCTTACTGGTCTTAGTGCTGGAGGAATTTTAATGACTCCAAGAATTGAGACAGCAGGTTTCCCTGAGTTTGATAGAGATGATAATGACGTTCGAATATCAAACTTTAAAGCAATGAACTTAGTGCGCTTTGAGTTCTTTCCCCATTATAAAAATTCTAAACGCTATGATGATGACTTAATTAAGTATTCCAAGTCTCTCAATATTCCTCTCTATGCTCTACCTGATGGGAGTGGAATAATAATTGAAGATCATTCGATCAAATTTCATGGGCCATGTTACTGCTTTTTTAAAGGTCAAAAGATGATTATTAATTCAAGACTACCTCTTAAGAAGTATTCGGCATTTGAAAATGGTTTTAGACTTTCTTAA
- a CDS encoding serine/threonine protein kinase gives MATQTWGDKETQFFYELSPEKILSCVESLGFKTTGRAMVLNSMENRVYEIEIYSDSPNPSEHFLISKFYRPGRWSKEQIQDEHDFLLELDESEVPVIAPLVIDGQSVFTDEVSGLYYCLFPKKGGRAPDEMNIDDLEILGRTLARLHTIGASKKAEHRLKITPQVYGRQNLNYLLNAKVIPSHLEKTYNDLVLEVCNISEPYFNEEKFIRIHGDCHLGNIIRRGDASFHLIDLDDMVMGPEVQDIWLSIPGVDQYALQDRAILLEAYESMRPFPREQLKLIESLRTLRFIHFSAWISKRWEDPAFKLHFPQFAEHHYWEIQIQDLRSQLELINNSLNNQYLY, from the coding sequence ATGGCCACACAAACATGGGGAGATAAAGAAACCCAATTCTTCTACGAATTAAGCCCTGAGAAAATCCTATCATGTGTCGAGTCTCTTGGTTTTAAAACAACAGGTAGGGCCATGGTTTTAAACTCTATGGAAAATAGAGTTTATGAAATAGAAATATATTCGGACTCCCCTAATCCATCAGAGCACTTTTTAATCTCTAAGTTTTATCGTCCAGGTAGATGGTCAAAAGAACAAATTCAAGATGAACATGATTTCTTGCTTGAGCTAGATGAGAGCGAAGTTCCAGTCATTGCCCCATTGGTTATCGATGGACAAAGTGTTTTTACAGATGAGGTCTCAGGATTATATTACTGTCTCTTTCCAAAGAAAGGTGGCCGTGCTCCCGATGAGATGAATATCGACGATCTAGAAATTCTTGGGAGAACTCTGGCAAGACTTCACACTATAGGGGCCTCTAAAAAAGCAGAGCATAGATTAAAAATTACTCCACAAGTTTATGGAAGACAAAACCTCAACTACTTACTTAATGCTAAGGTCATCCCCTCTCACTTAGAGAAAACTTATAATGATCTTGTTCTGGAAGTTTGTAATATCTCTGAACCTTACTTCAATGAAGAGAAGTTCATTCGTATTCACGGTGATTGCCACTTGGGAAATATTATCAGAAGAGGTGATGCTTCATTTCACCTTATCGATCTTGACGATATGGTCATGGGGCCAGAGGTACAGGATATATGGCTCTCAATTCCAGGAGTCGATCAATACGCTCTACAAGACAGGGCCATTCTACTTGAGGCCTATGAATCTATGCGTCCTTTTCCAAGAGAGCAATTAAAACTCATTGAGTCACTTAGAACACTGCGCTTTATTCACTTTAGTGCATGGATATCAAAGAGGTGGGAAGATCCAGCTTTTAAGCTTCACTTTCCTCAATTTGCAGAACATCACTACTGGGAAATACAGATACAAGACTTAAGAAGCCAGCTCGAGCTTATTAATAACTCACTAAATAATCAGTATCTTTATTGA
- a CDS encoding GNAT family N-acetyltransferase — MFIKEANLEEHLEIIAKFQVEMAMETENLKLDYPIVKKGVQAVFEDPAKGKYYVAIDENGKCLASLLTVLEWSDWRCKSVTWIHSVYVIKEYRGKGVFKKMYHHLKELVLGSEDLAGLRLYVEKENTNAQKVYEKLEMTREHYHLYEWLK; from the coding sequence ATGTTTATTAAGGAAGCAAATTTAGAAGAACACCTGGAAATCATTGCAAAGTTTCAAGTTGAAATGGCCATGGAAACAGAAAATTTGAAACTAGACTATCCTATCGTTAAGAAAGGAGTACAAGCGGTCTTTGAAGATCCTGCAAAGGGAAAGTATTACGTGGCCATTGATGAAAATGGCAAATGCCTAGCGTCTCTTCTAACTGTTTTAGAGTGGAGTGACTGGAGATGTAAGAGTGTCACTTGGATACATTCTGTCTATGTAATAAAAGAATATAGAGGAAAAGGTGTATTTAAGAAAATGTATCACCACCTCAAAGAGCTTGTCTTAGGGAGTGAAGATCTAGCTGGTCTTAGACTCTATGTAGAAAAAGAAAATACCAATGCACAGAAAGTTTATGAGAAGTTAGAGATGACAAGAGAACATTATCATCTCTATGAGTGGCTAAAGTAG
- a CDS encoding peptidylprolyl isomerase: MMKYILITFLTILSLNTFAKKNTTVVMETSMGEVEIKLFDESAPITVKNFLKYVDEKFYDGTIFHRVIDNFMVQGGGFDINLKQKKTHAPIKNEATNRISNTTGTVAMARTNVVDSATAQFFINVNDNTFLNHRGTGASEYGYAVFGNVVKGMSIINKMKKAQTTRKGYMSDVPMENIIIKKMYRKK, translated from the coding sequence ATGATGAAATACATTTTAATTACTTTTTTAACAATTCTAAGCTTAAATACATTTGCTAAAAAGAATACAACTGTTGTTATGGAAACGAGTATGGGGGAGGTTGAGATTAAGCTCTTTGACGAGTCTGCTCCAATCACGGTTAAGAACTTTTTAAAGTACGTAGATGAGAAGTTCTACGATGGTACGATTTTTCATAGAGTCATCGATAATTTCATGGTTCAAGGTGGTGGCTTTGATATCAACTTAAAGCAAAAGAAAACTCATGCACCGATTAAGAATGAAGCAACAAATAGAATTTCTAATACGACTGGTACTGTTGCAATGGCCAGAACTAATGTTGTAGATTCAGCAACTGCCCAATTCTTTATTAATGTAAATGACAATACATTCTTAAATCATAGAGGAACTGGTGCAAGTGAATACGGTTATGCTGTATTTGGAAATGTGGTTAAAGGAATGAGCATCATTAATAAAATGAAAAAAGCTCAAACAACTCGTAAGGGTTATATGAGTGATGTTCCAATGGAAAATATCATCATTAAAAAAATGTATAGAAAGAAGTAG
- a CDS encoding 2-hydroxychromene-2-carboxylate isomerase → MDFYFDFLSPYSYLAFQWLKKNKSLLESLNIEVNYLPTILSKLIHSYETKGPAEIKSKREYLFKDCVRYSVLNDIPFNTPKTLPFNSLYALRLVLASEPSKRFDLIDAIFTKGWGRGGEIGTEESLIELLQELGIDESLMEKTTSKEIRIELKGVLKEAISKGVFGLPTFIYKEELFWGNDSTKYLELFIANKDPLDQNKYNNFLKNHPFN, encoded by the coding sequence ATGGATTTTTATTTTGATTTTCTCTCTCCATATTCTTATTTAGCTTTTCAGTGGCTTAAGAAGAATAAATCATTATTGGAGAGCTTAAATATTGAGGTTAATTACTTGCCCACTATTTTGAGCAAGCTTATTCACAGTTATGAGACTAAGGGGCCTGCTGAAATAAAGAGTAAGAGAGAGTACTTATTTAAAGACTGTGTAAGATACTCTGTCTTAAATGACATACCATTCAATACTCCTAAAACCCTTCCATTCAATTCCCTCTATGCTCTTAGACTTGTATTGGCCAGTGAGCCTAGTAAGAGATTTGATCTCATTGATGCTATCTTTACAAAAGGATGGGGAAGAGGTGGGGAGATAGGTACAGAGGAGTCTTTGATTGAGTTATTACAAGAGTTAGGGATAGATGAGTCTCTAATGGAGAAGACTACTTCTAAGGAGATTCGCATTGAACTCAAAGGTGTACTGAAGGAGGCCATCTCTAAAGGTGTATTTGGTCTTCCAACTTTTATTTATAAAGAGGAACTATTCTGGGGGAATGACTCTACTAAGTATTTAGAGTTATTTATTGCTAATAAAGATCCCTTAGATCAAAATAAATACAATAATTTTTTAAAGAACCATCCATTTAACTAA
- a CDS encoding HD-GYP domain-containing protein — protein sequence MAYTPLRISTIKPNRELTFPLYIFFKEQYIPYAAKGTSIEEEKYKKLRKQKIAKFYIDEEDEINYQNFLDALLMETMNSETATVEEKVNIVEGACGSAVERMQEDPESESSYRMTENAARTLRQCISENPEAMKAIFGKPVEKNEIIVKHSLNVSALATKLGQKMKLTEEQLDEIAVAGLLHDIGLMQLDEKTRELFNKNKKDFTPEEKLAYGAHVKDCISVLKDKPYVNQTSMELITNHEEVKSGHGPNKKTQLTQSEYILSLVNIYDKTIITTDLTPKEAIKEILIDELGNFELDLLNKFKEVLTEEGLLDL from the coding sequence ATGGCCTATACTCCACTAAGAATTAGTACAATAAAGCCCAATAGAGAGCTTACATTTCCACTCTATATATTTTTTAAAGAGCAATACATCCCTTATGCTGCAAAAGGTACTTCAATTGAGGAAGAGAAGTATAAGAAACTTAGAAAGCAGAAAATTGCTAAATTCTATATCGACGAAGAAGATGAGATTAATTATCAAAACTTTCTCGATGCTCTCCTCATGGAAACGATGAACTCTGAAACAGCAACGGTAGAAGAGAAAGTTAATATTGTTGAAGGTGCTTGTGGATCTGCTGTTGAGAGAATGCAAGAAGACCCAGAGAGTGAGTCGTCTTATAGAATGACTGAGAATGCAGCCAGAACCCTTAGACAATGTATCTCGGAGAATCCTGAGGCCATGAAGGCAATCTTTGGAAAACCAGTTGAAAAGAATGAGATCATAGTAAAGCACTCACTCAATGTAAGTGCCCTAGCAACTAAGCTTGGTCAAAAAATGAAATTAACAGAAGAGCAATTAGATGAGATAGCTGTCGCTGGCCTTCTTCATGATATTGGCCTTATGCAATTAGATGAGAAGACGAGAGAGCTTTTTAATAAAAATAAAAAAGACTTCACACCTGAAGAGAAACTCGCTTACGGAGCCCATGTAAAGGATTGCATCTCCGTTCTAAAAGATAAGCCATACGTTAATCAAACTTCCATGGAATTAATCACCAACCATGAAGAAGTAAAATCAGGGCATGGTCCAAATAAGAAAACTCAATTAACTCAAAGTGAGTATATATTATCTCTCGTTAATATTTACGATAAGACTATTATTACAACTGATTTAACTCCAAAAGAAGCGATTAAAGAAATCCTTATCGATGAACTTGGAAATTTTGAATTAGATCTACTCAATAAATTCAAAGAAGTTTTAACAGAAGAGGGATTACTTGATCTCTAA
- the rapA gene encoding RNA polymerase-associated protein RapA translates to MNKFTIGQRWISEAEPELGLGIINNLTDKTVSIVFSASGIERNYGIKTCPIKRVLFGPGDEILIEEGERLLVDKVTEQDGLAFYLCGERIISELDLSDLMSFNKPEDKLLNGLCDPHEHFQLRYETLKYKNEYSALDVKGLLGPRVSLIPHQLYVAKEVFNRPIPRVLLADEVGLGKTIEAAMIIHQMLISKRAQRILIVVPDSLVFQWFIELHRKFALSFTVVNQETELAPGTNPFLDNENIIVSLGLLRGAERARELLNQADFDMLVVDEAHHLKWSREEASVEYKLVESLAARISGVLLLTATPEQLGLEGHFSRLKILDPDRFFSYEDFVKEHESFEHFAGIVRKIEGGVDLDVEEKELLTSVGIDANQEKEEIISSLLDRHGTGRIYIRNTRERMKEVFDFFPQRILNEDLIDLDAKTDNLDVNIFRSKAFWLIEKLQDLKGEKALLICKSKAKVLALEKFIRENATSTNTAVFHSDLSLMARDRQAAYFADNNGAQILLCTEIGSEGRNFEFASNLILFDLPSNPDYLEQRIGRLDRIGQKRDIQIHVPLVKESSEHLLFRWYQEGFNAFTDAAKCGGILFRKFKDEVEDIENQDIDSLIERTRAEYKLVSKELEEGRDVLIEKNSYKSDKALSIRSEIRDIDQSRELRNFLDSVFHHLGVDSDDINEDTLFLRPTDNMLLPHFPELDRDGKTYTFNRLMALEREEFGFLTWDHPMVQGVSDLIISESIGSYSVAKRRESKGTKIFFEFFFIFETIHNQELESNKYFPPKVIRVLLDNKGEDFSEKWDKSFLDSKVSGGDRDDILKVSKFPKAGVTKIITKANEVAREIAARDKDLFKQNLTKLIARDVERLTYLKSINSSVKDEELQWLEMKKSELLSILDQSSVKLDSFRVIL, encoded by the coding sequence ATGAATAAATTTACAATTGGTCAAAGATGGATCAGTGAGGCCGAGCCAGAGCTTGGCCTTGGTATTATTAATAATCTTACAGATAAAACAGTCTCCATCGTTTTCTCTGCCAGTGGAATCGAGAGAAATTACGGTATTAAAACCTGTCCAATAAAGAGAGTACTCTTTGGTCCAGGAGATGAGATTCTTATTGAGGAAGGCGAGCGTCTTTTGGTTGATAAGGTTACAGAGCAAGATGGACTTGCTTTCTACTTATGCGGGGAAAGAATTATTTCTGAACTCGACCTTAGTGACTTAATGTCTTTCAATAAGCCCGAAGATAAATTATTAAATGGTCTCTGCGATCCTCACGAACATTTTCAACTTCGCTATGAAACTTTAAAGTACAAAAATGAATATAGTGCTCTAGATGTGAAGGGGCTGCTTGGCCCTAGAGTGAGCTTAATTCCTCACCAGCTCTATGTTGCAAAAGAAGTCTTTAATAGACCTATTCCTAGAGTTTTATTGGCCGATGAAGTTGGTTTAGGAAAGACCATTGAAGCGGCCATGATCATACATCAAATGCTTATTTCTAAAAGGGCGCAGAGAATTTTAATTGTAGTTCCTGACTCTTTGGTATTTCAGTGGTTCATTGAGCTACACAGAAAATTTGCTCTATCGTTTACAGTCGTAAATCAAGAGACCGAGCTTGCTCCAGGAACAAATCCTTTTCTAGACAATGAGAATATCATCGTTTCCCTTGGGCTTTTAAGAGGTGCCGAAAGAGCAAGAGAGCTTCTAAATCAAGCAGATTTTGACATGCTCGTTGTTGATGAAGCCCACCACTTAAAGTGGAGTAGAGAAGAGGCTTCTGTTGAGTATAAATTAGTTGAAAGTCTTGCTGCAAGAATTAGTGGAGTTTTATTACTAACGGCAACTCCTGAACAATTAGGGCTAGAGGGGCACTTTAGCCGTTTGAAAATTTTAGACCCCGATAGATTCTTCTCCTATGAAGACTTTGTAAAAGAGCATGAGAGCTTTGAGCACTTTGCTGGTATCGTTAGAAAGATTGAGGGAGGAGTTGACTTAGACGTAGAAGAAAAGGAACTTCTCACCAGTGTTGGAATTGATGCGAACCAAGAGAAGGAAGAGATCATTTCATCTCTGCTCGATAGGCATGGTACTGGTCGTATTTATATTAGAAATACAAGAGAGAGAATGAAAGAGGTTTTTGATTTCTTTCCTCAGAGAATTTTAAATGAAGACTTAATTGATCTAGATGCAAAAACTGATAATTTAGATGTAAATATCTTTCGCTCTAAGGCCTTTTGGTTAATTGAAAAATTACAAGACTTAAAAGGAGAGAAAGCACTTCTCATTTGTAAGTCAAAAGCAAAGGTCTTAGCTCTTGAAAAATTTATTAGAGAAAATGCGACAAGCACTAATACTGCAGTCTTTCACTCTGATCTCTCGCTTATGGCGCGTGACCGCCAAGCCGCTTACTTTGCAGATAATAATGGAGCGCAAATTCTTCTGTGTACTGAAATTGGATCGGAAGGAAGAAATTTTGAATTCGCCTCTAATTTAATCCTCTTCGATCTACCGTCTAATCCTGATTACCTAGAGCAGAGAATTGGTCGATTAGATAGGATTGGTCAAAAGCGAGATATTCAAATCCATGTCCCTCTTGTTAAAGAATCAAGTGAGCACTTACTTTTTAGATGGTATCAAGAAGGTTTCAACGCTTTTACTGATGCCGCCAAGTGCGGGGGAATTCTTTTTAGAAAGTTTAAAGATGAAGTTGAAGATATTGAAAATCAAGATATTGATTCTTTAATTGAAAGAACGAGAGCAGAGTACAAACTTGTTTCTAAAGAACTAGAAGAGGGAAGAGATGTCCTCATCGAGAAGAACTCTTATAAGTCTGATAAGGCGCTTAGTATTCGTTCAGAAATAAGAGATATTGATCAATCAAGAGAGTTAAGAAATTTCTTAGACTCTGTCTTCCATCACTTAGGTGTAGACTCTGACGATATAAATGAAGATACGCTCTTTTTAAGGCCTACTGACAATATGCTTCTTCCTCACTTTCCAGAACTAGATAGGGACGGCAAGACATATACTTTTAATAGATTAATGGCGCTTGAGCGAGAAGAGTTTGGTTTCTTAACTTGGGACCATCCTATGGTTCAAGGTGTAAGTGATCTTATTATAAGTGAGAGTATTGGCTCATATAGTGTTGCAAAGAGAAGAGAGAGTAAGGGAACTAAGATTTTCTTTGAATTCTTTTTTATTTTTGAAACTATTCACAATCAAGAACTAGAATCGAATAAGTACTTCCCTCCTAAGGTTATTAGGGTGCTTCTAGATAATAAGGGTGAAGACTTCTCTGAGAAGTGGGATAAGTCTTTCCTAGACTCTAAGGTAAGTGGTGGGGACCGCGATGATATTTTGAAAGTATCTAAGTTCCCTAAGGCCGGTGTGACTAAGATCATCACTAAGGCCAATGAAGTTGCCAGAGAAATAGCAGCGAGAGATAAGGACTTATTTAAGCAAAACTTAACTAAGTTGATAGCTAGGGACGTTGAACGTCTGACATATCTTAAGTCTATAAATTCATCAGTAAAAGATGAAGAGCTACAATGGCTAGAAATGAAAAAGAGTGAACTCTTATCTATTCTTGATCAAAGTAGCGTAAAGCTAGATAGTTTTAGAGTGATCCTTTAG